The DNA segment ATCATAAGAAAATCTGTACACCAAAAAAACTAGAAATAAAAGTGTATcatctttattaataatagttttGACAAGGTTGAAACTTTAATGTAACAAGCTAGTATTTTACTATGTAACCGAACTACTACAATGTTATCTTGTCCAAGGAAACGTACACTTACATTGATCCCACCGGGGATCAATTTTGCCCAATAAGGTTCCCTTATATCTGCTAAGATGATCCTCAACAAAATGCTATAATGTCTGCAACTTTATCAGTTCAAGTGATTGGTATATAATAGTATTTAAAACTTGGACAAAATCATCCTaccttttttttagaaaataaggTCTATAGATTGTGAGGGAGACATAGATAGTTGTGATGATAAatccattaatttttttacttattttacttttcaataAGTGATTAAACTTCCCAAGAGTGGCATACACAATAAAGCTTTAAGAGGACTGGCATTTTCAGTTAAAAAGGACTGGCATTGTTTTTCTGAACTGTATTAGTGAATCTGAAAAGATAGGCAAGCATATACAAAGCTGGTGTGGCATTACCTTATCTTCTTGAAGAGGTATAACATCCCCAGATAAAGCAATCCGTGCTGGTAACTGCAGCACGGGAAATAAATAAACCAATTAGCTTATACCTTTATTTCTTCTAATTATATGAGAAACTGAAAGCAGACTCCATTAGGACAAAAACCCTTCATTATTGATTTTTACATTTTACAGTGAATCAGGATAGACTATAGCAAATTTCTCATATATAGGATAATAATCAAAAGAAAACATGTATATTCCAAGCACAACCTTTTTCAATGATTTCAACAAGACTCCCAGTGGACCTGGAAAGGGGCTGGTCACAGCAAATGAACCACGCTCATCAATGATTGTGTTCTgcatacaacaacaaaaaaacagTAATCTCTGCAACTACACAATGTATTCAGATGATTTATTAACACATAACATTAATATGGTAGCCTCATGCATTTCTTGTTCCAAAAAGTTCTTCTACATTTCAGGGCAAAAAagcaatagaaacaaaaaaaaaagcgtACCACATTATGCATATCGTTTTCTGGCACCCAAAGGTATGGATGTCCCCTCCTAACTATGTACTTAACCTTAGATGTATGGATATTCCCTTTGCTGTTGATATCATACAAAAATAACAAAGACCCAATTAGCAAAGTACTAATGCTGAAACAGAATCATCACACGACATGCCCATAAATTTTGTCACATACAAGTGACAAAATGAAAGAAAACCTTATAGAGCATGTTAAGTTCTGCAAGCAGTTAAAGCTTGGCTTAAGATATGTGAGTTGTGAATATAAAAGAGAGAGACAAAGCAAAGGAAAGATGGAAAATGGGTACCTTCCTTTGGCATCTGCTTTGATAGTATTAAGGGAACCTTGCCAGTTTGATGCCAATACATTCTGCATGCATTACAAAGTAGCATATGTAAGTTGAAATGATGCAGAAAATGAATAATCTTTCTGACGCCATTGAGAGAAGGAAGGTATGAAATttgaagagaaagagagagtgaGGAAGAACCCTGCATTTCTCAGCGAATGTGAAGAGCGTTGATTTGTTGCGTTTCATGGTTATGAAGTGTGCACACCACCTGCTCGATCAAATGAGTGTTTATTCTATTGGGTCAGCACCAATGCATTGGGGAGTTCAGACAATCCAGCCCAATatcttaaacaatttttttttatgtttaaacaAAATTTGTATCAAACGAAATTCATAAATACCAATTTTGTGTGAGATAAATTTTCAGATAATAATTTGTTTACAAATTTTAGAAATGCCTTTatataattaagttaaataattaaaaagtttagataattaaaatagtaaatCTAATAATTTAATAGATTGATGGAAATTCTAATTGcctttatatgttttttttaccaGTTTTAATCTAAAAAAACGAAGCTTATGTATTCATAAAGGGaaatccatttttttatttcaactaCGTAAACTTTGTAATGGTAAAATTAATAACTCCAACCATCTAAGCACACTGTTTTGTCGACAagtataaataataatcaaGATCTATATGTTACCTTTGCATTACTCGTTTAACAGGACAAAAATtcctttaattaaataaataattaaaatatttgtatgatATTAATAACTATCCCGTATATTATAcgaatatttttagtttattaaaatataaatttgaaaatttaaactaaaaaataaatacatattcttaatttaattaagtaaaaaCATGTAAGTGgcttatatttaattatatctcAATTATTGATTTGAATACAGGCAACTGGTAGTTTTTTTGTTGTGAAGGTGGAAAGAAAAATCAAGAAGAGAAGTTATAataaagttttctttttatcataaaataattgTACTTTAGACTTAATACACCCTAAATCAATGGTAGTATgcttgaaatgtttttaactaaGTTAAAAGAAGAATTTTGACAtcataaaaaacattatatttattACTCTTATAACCCTAAgccaaaatttgtatttaaattgtGTATTAATGCATACAAAAGGTAGATTTTGAATCCAacaaccaataaaaaaaaattatattcattatTTCCATTTATCATAAGCCTTAATACTTAATGTTTTAGTAAGATGATATTTCTTTAAACATGATGAAGAAAgaggaattttttttaatactcgAGGATCTTAAAACAATTAGTATGGTTTAATTCCATTTTAATCGGcactataattatttaaaatttgtattaaataaacttttatgtatgtattaaataacaaaataatgaaTCCTTTAATTtcctaaacattttaaaattaattggttTAAAAGTTAAACATTATACATATGGAAAAAAGATAATGTATAAAACCTAGAATCTAGAACTTAAGATAACAAGGAGATTGAGAAGTATAACCCTAATTTTCACAAACGAAACACTTTAGATCTTTTGAAGTCATGGATTCGTTGCTTAGATTCTTCATGTTTATAGGATTAAATTCTTTTCTTATGATATTCACTAGCATAAAgtaataatttgaaaattaatattCACCAAAAACTGTTCACAAACAAAATATATGATCATTCATCATCTTCTTTTCCATCAAAACGGTGAGAAGGAAAAGGATAAATTTGTTTGTTAGACGCAAATAACGCatttggtttttgttttgttttatttttaccCGAATTGCTCAAACCTTGATTGAGTAATTGTTTTTTTAGTTGGATATGTTTCTGATTTCACTATAGTGAAATTGAGAATCAGAAGTGATGAATTCCACAGAAGAAGAAGAGTGTTGTGGCTTGGAGATGATGCAGAAAGATGTTCATGCCACTTTTCTTGAGTTGATGTACTATTTGCTCCCATCTCCGTACGAGACCCAAGAGATCAATCATCTCACTctcgcttactttgtcatctcCGGACTTGACATTCTCAACTCTCTCCACTCGGTTCTGACAATCATCCTATTCCTATGTTTTTGCATTTTTCtatgtttttgttgttgttatgtTCCTTATTCATATGTAACCTCATATTTGTCTCGTCTTTGTGTGATTTAAGGTTGCAAAGGATGCTGTTGTCAGTTGGGTTTTGTCTTTCCAAGCTCACCCTGGTGCCAAGGCTGATCTCAACGATGGTATGTGTGCAAATGCACTTGTTGGCTCGATTTGATCTCAGAAGTTTGATTTTTAATTGACCCATTTGAAGGGTTTTGCTGCAGGACAGTTCTATGGTTTTCATGGGTCCAAAACTTCTCAGTTTCCTCCAGATAAGAATGGGGTATGGAAAAAGTTTGAAATTCGGAAGTGccaaaagttttatttttttgttgaaggatcctgattttttttttatgtttttatttttcctttcttttttaaGGTTTTGATTCACAACAACAGTCACTTGGCCAGTACTTATTGTGGCATTGCTATATTGAAAATTGTTGGCTATGAATTATCCAACCATGATTCTGAAACAATCGTGTCTTCTATGAGGAACCTTCAACAGCCTGATGGAAGGTATGGTTTTGAAACTTGGATTAGATCCATGGCCTTTAACCCTATGCAATGCTGAAAATGTAAATTCACAGCTTTTTTTCAATTTGGTTATATATGGTGCCACAGGTTAATGTCAAAATTTATGCCCCTAATTATATACTTTAGTGGAATTACTTCTAGTTCTTATTCCTTATCTCTCTGATCTATGTTGACAGTTTCATTCCCATTCATACTGGAGGAGAAACTGATCTTAGGTTTGTATATTGTGCTGGTAAGAGAAACAAAGTTATGAAATGCCGATGCTAGCTATTTGATTGAGTAATAATCCTGGAACTGATATATATCTTTTTAACTGATTTGACTGTATCAGCTGCAGTCTGTTTCATGCTGAATAACTGGAGTGGCATGGATAAGGAGAAAGCGAAGGATTACATATTACGCTGCCAGGTATGTAAACAGAGAACCTGGTGTGTCAACTGGTGGAGGAATAAGAGAATTATCTCAAGATTGTACTATGTTTGTTGAAATGTAAATTAATGAAATTGATACGTtttgttcttttctatttttctagTCATATGATGGTGGCTTTGGATTAGTTCCTGGTGCAGAATCTCATGGTGAGTTGAAATAATCATTTATCTCAATATAGATGTGATTCAATGTTGTGAGTAAGGCATTGCAATGTTGTTAGTGGCATCAACTATTGGAATCTTTTCCCTAAAGTTTATTTATTGTCCATCACATGATAGATTTGTTTGGTATATTTTTCACATTGGTTTGGTTGGTAGGAGGTTGAAATCTAGGGCTTAATACTGTTACTATTTGACGAGGAGATATTTTCCTTTTCGAAGACACTCTTCACAAGATTTAAAGTTGTTTCATGAAATCCTACACATTAAGTATGAAACTTCAAGAGTGCAAACTCTTTACCACTTGgcatgtttttctttcttctcctttggtTGGCTGGACAAATTGGTTTTGACGTTTGAGAGTATCAAAATATTGATTGTGGTTTGCCTTCTGAACTAgccttaatatttttattcatagtTTCTGTTATCATTAAGGTTATTGAATTGCAATTCAAGCTGTGAATCACAAATCATATCCAATGTTAAGATTGAGGGACATATTGAAAATAGCTTGAAATATATCATATATAAATGATATATTATATTGTCGTCAAGTGTAAtaattttaaaccagaaaatgCCCAAAAGCCTCACAAAACAAAATCATGAGTAATAACTTAGTGTGTGAAGCTTCTGGTTTATAAGACTGAAAACAGAGCAATGGTACAACAAAATACACTGTAGATAAAAATGAGTGAGTGGGACAGTGAAACCCTTATTTCATAAGATTGAAAATAGGACATCTGAACGATCAATCCAACATGGTTTGTTTAGTAGTGCTCTTTTAGTTCCTTTCATTTAACAATTTAAGCTCATTTGACTTATTCATTTGTTTTATAAGAAAGGGTgaaagaaaagtaaaatataaaaaacaatgaaTATCTAAATCTTTTGTAATTCATAATCGTGATAAGGGAAAAATCGCTCCAATTCATTCATATGTTGCAAGACTTGTAATTTGTACATGATACATGAATCATATAAAATTGCATGATTCAAATCATGAATCATATGATTCTAATAGCTATGGTCAACATTTCTTTTTTACTCTTGGAGTATTCACTTGCTAGGAGTGACTTTTTGCCTGTCAATTTGTTAACCGACCATTTCGTTGCTGTCCTGTATCCTTGAGGTGACGAGTTTAGTACTTGTAGGCTTGCAGTGTTTCACATTGGCTAGTTATGTTACAGGCACAATGATAACAACCTGCTCATGCGCcattcaatttaaattttatgttccTTGATGATTCTGGCTCATGCctgttgtttttttatgttcTGAGCATGTATCTTGAAAGGTGGTCTTCATCCATTTTTAATGTTTGTTAATTCTTAAATGATATTTATCAACATTACTTATTTTAGTGTCACAGGTGGTGCAACTTACTGTGCTATTGCATCTCTCCGATTAATGGGACTCATTGAAGATAATATTCTCTCAAGTTCTGCTTCGTCATCTTTAATAGATGTGCCATTACTGCTGGACTGGATCTTACAGGTTTGTACATATGAACCTTTTCAATATGAGGGGATTAGATCGTACTAGTTTGTAAACAAAAATATTGGACCAAAGGTCTTTTTCTTGAGCTGTTTATTCTTAAATTCCGTTCAAATAATGGCttgattattttctttattgatCATTTAAAGCTTGGTTAACTTTTAGTGTTTGAATTGGTTGTCCATGGATCAAGATTTCATTAATTATGTCTTCCTTTTCAGAGGCAGGGAACTGATGGTGGATTTCAGGGTAGACCAAATAAATCTAGTGATACATGTTATGCATTTTGGTGAGCTAATTATGCACCCTTTATCAATTTCTATGACATTGCATTGTTTGCAAGTTTTCAAAGCTTTGACATGCATCACATATGTTTGTTAGGATTGGAGCCGTTTTAAGGATTCTAGGGGGCAGCAACTTTGTTGACCATAAGGCTCTACGTGGATTTTTGCTGTCTTGTCAatataaggtacagcatttacTAGTCAGTTTCCCATGCAATGTGTTGTACGTTTTTAGGGAGAGGAAATTTTCTGTGGTATGTTATATTTGTAGCACAAAAATGATAGGAAATGAAAGGTAAAGTAAGTAGTGATAGTGATTTAAGTTAAACCTGATTTTTGTTAAATTATTACGGAAGACACAAGTTACTGCCTTTTCAtttcttgttttttattttcctgTTGTGTCTTTCTTGTACTTCTATGTTAGGATTATACTATTGTCAAAAGCATCTTAGTATTTTATGCGCTGTGTGTTTTGATTCtagttgaaaaagaaaattgtatCAATTCAAAATTTCTTTGTTCTGGGTTAGATTAGAGGGTTAGCCATATTTTCTATCAAAGAAGTAAAAGAGTATCTATGGTATCCGTGATGTTGAAAGAACAAGAATTCAGTTGGTCAATTTAGTTTTAGAAGGGAAAGGAGAGGGCTAGTATTAGCAAAGAACAAGGAAAGATGAGTGCAATCTTTAGTTATACtgtatctttttttcttttttattcctAGTTTGTGACACTACTGTACTTATTTTTACTTTGAGTTTTCTTTGGGGTGATTTAATCCCCCTCTCCTAGCATAAAAGAATTGATGAAAAGAATctccatttattttatttacactcTCAACCTTATGATTGAACAATCATTTTACCTCTTCAATTACCTCTCCCCTCTACTAAATGTTAACCATGGCAGTGCTAgcatgttttgtttggattaaagataCAAAGAATCAGGAAGTTAGTGTTTTAAATCCTTCAAGTTATAATTGTGTCCTACACATGGATTTGGTACTCTGATGGAACTAGCCCCCAAAAATAATAAGAAT comes from the Phaseolus vulgaris cultivar G19833 chromosome 8, P. vulgaris v2.0, whole genome shotgun sequence genome and includes:
- the LOC137824005 gene encoding geranylgeranyl transferase type-1 subunit beta isoform X2; translation: MLLSVGFCLSKLTLVPRLISTMFYGFHGSKTSQFPPDKNGVLIHNNSHLASTYCGIAILKIVGYELSNHDSETIVSSMRNLQQPDGSFIPIHTGGETDLRFVYCAAAVCFMLNNWSGMDKEKAKDYILRCQSYDGGFGLVPGAESHGGATYCAIASLRLMGLIEDNILSSSASSSLIDVPLLLDWILQRQGTDGGFQGRPNKSSDTCYAFWIGAVLRILGGSNFVDHKALRGFLLSCQYKYGGFSKFPGEYPDLYHSFYGFTAFSLLEESGLKSLCSQLGITENAAMGL
- the LOC137824005 gene encoding geranylgeranyl transferase type-1 subunit beta isoform X1, which gives rise to MNSTEEEECCGLEMMQKDVHATFLELMYYLLPSPYETQEINHLTLAYFVISGLDILNSLHSVAKDAVVSWVLSFQAHPGAKADLNDGQFYGFHGSKTSQFPPDKNGVLIHNNSHLASTYCGIAILKIVGYELSNHDSETIVSSMRNLQQPDGSFIPIHTGGETDLRFVYCAAAVCFMLNNWSGMDKEKAKDYILRCQSYDGGFGLVPGAESHGGATYCAIASLRLMGLIEDNILSSSASSSLIDVPLLLDWILQRQGTDGGFQGRPNKSSDTCYAFWIGAVLRILGGSNFVDHKALRGFLLSCQYKYGGFSKFPGEYPDLYHSFYGFTAFSLLEESGLKSLCSQLGITENAAMGL